Proteins encoded in a region of the Micropterus dolomieu isolate WLL.071019.BEF.003 ecotype Adirondacks linkage group LG09, ASM2129224v1, whole genome shotgun sequence genome:
- the LOC123976287 gene encoding sorting nexin-10B-like isoform X2: MDSILENLSKTEFISICVRDPRLIKDDLWYTHVDYEICLHTNSMCFRKKTSCVRRRYSDFVWLRNCLEQNALIIELPKLPSWNPFFSPRNAEQVSQRMNVMQKFLETVLHKPLLLSDSRLHLFLQSDLSISKIERCVLGKTRYTVAEAIQRCRNGYISRLEDKASCDSDCESSSSSGLGQVWTLDCEEASSASLSPLESSDKTQSCSADFQNPKPQSLHPEAQQLYLGTCLDISHQCVSTCL; encoded by the exons ATGGACAGTATACTAGAAAATCTCTCTAAAACT GAGTTCATCAGCATTTGTGTCCGGGATCCAAGGCTTATAAAAGATGACCTCTGGTACACACACGTCGACTACGAGATCTGTTTACAT ACCAATAGCATGTGTTTTCGAAAGAAGACTTCCTGTGTAAGGCGACGTTACAGTGACTTTGTTTGGCTGCGAAATTGTCTGGAACAGAATGCTCTGATCAT AGAATTACCCAAGTTGCCATCCTGGAACCCCTTCTTCAGTCCAAGGAACGCAGAGCAGGTCTCACAGAGGATGAACGTCATGCAGAAGTTTTTAGAAAC TGTTCTTCATAAACCTTTGTTGTTATCGGACAGTCGACTCCATCTGTTCCTCCAGTCAGATCTCAGTATTTCAAAGATCGAAAGGTGTGTGCTTGGTAAGACCAGGTACACAGTGGCTGAAGCCATACAACGTTGCAGGAACGGTTACATCAGTAGATTAGAGGACAAGGCCTCCTGTGACTCTGACTGTGAAAG CTCTTCATCGTCAGGCTTGGGACAAGTGTGGACACTCGATTGCGAAGAGGCCTCCTCTGCTTCTTTGAGTCCCCTTGAGTCCTCTGACAAGACTCAGAGTTGTTCAGCTGACTTTCAGAACCCCAAACCCCAGTCATTGCACCCTGAAGCACAGCAGTTGTACTTGGGCACCTGTTTGGACATAAGTCATCAATGTGTGTCGACCTGTTTGTGA
- the LOC123976287 gene encoding sorting nexin-10B-like isoform X1, translating to MDSILENLSKTEFISICVRDPRLIKDDLWYTHVDYEICLHTNSMCFRKKTSCVRRRYSDFVWLRNCLEQNALIIELPKLPSWNPFFSPRNAEQVSQRMNVMQKFLETVLHKPLLLSDSRLHLFLQSDLSISKIERCVLGKTRYTVAEAIQRCRNGYISRLEDKASCDSDCESSSSSSGLGQVWTLDCEEASSASLSPLESSDKTQSCSADFQNPKPQSLHPEAQQLYLGTCLDISHQCVSTCL from the exons ATGGACAGTATACTAGAAAATCTCTCTAAAACT GAGTTCATCAGCATTTGTGTCCGGGATCCAAGGCTTATAAAAGATGACCTCTGGTACACACACGTCGACTACGAGATCTGTTTACAT ACCAATAGCATGTGTTTTCGAAAGAAGACTTCCTGTGTAAGGCGACGTTACAGTGACTTTGTTTGGCTGCGAAATTGTCTGGAACAGAATGCTCTGATCAT AGAATTACCCAAGTTGCCATCCTGGAACCCCTTCTTCAGTCCAAGGAACGCAGAGCAGGTCTCACAGAGGATGAACGTCATGCAGAAGTTTTTAGAAAC TGTTCTTCATAAACCTTTGTTGTTATCGGACAGTCGACTCCATCTGTTCCTCCAGTCAGATCTCAGTATTTCAAAGATCGAAAGGTGTGTGCTTGGTAAGACCAGGTACACAGTGGCTGAAGCCATACAACGTTGCAGGAACGGTTACATCAGTAGATTAGAGGACAAGGCCTCCTGTGACTCTGACTGTGAAAG CAGCTCTTCATCGTCAGGCTTGGGACAAGTGTGGACACTCGATTGCGAAGAGGCCTCCTCTGCTTCTTTGAGTCCCCTTGAGTCCTCTGACAAGACTCAGAGTTGTTCAGCTGACTTTCAGAACCCCAAACCCCAGTCATTGCACCCTGAAGCACAGCAGTTGTACTTGGGCACCTGTTTGGACATAAGTCATCAATGTGTGTCGACCTGTTTGTGA
- the LOC123976287 gene encoding sorting nexin-10A-like isoform X3: protein MCFRKKTSCVRRRYSDFVWLRNCLEQNALIIELPKLPSWNPFFSPRNAEQVSQRMNVMQKFLETVLHKPLLLSDSRLHLFLQSDLSISKIERCVLGKTRYTVAEAIQRCRNGYISRLEDKASCDSDCESSSSSSGLGQVWTLDCEEASSASLSPLESSDKTQSCSADFQNPKPQSLHPEAQQLYLGTCLDISHQCVSTCL, encoded by the exons ATGTGTTTTCGAAAGAAGACTTCCTGTGTAAGGCGACGTTACAGTGACTTTGTTTGGCTGCGAAATTGTCTGGAACAGAATGCTCTGATCAT AGAATTACCCAAGTTGCCATCCTGGAACCCCTTCTTCAGTCCAAGGAACGCAGAGCAGGTCTCACAGAGGATGAACGTCATGCAGAAGTTTTTAGAAAC TGTTCTTCATAAACCTTTGTTGTTATCGGACAGTCGACTCCATCTGTTCCTCCAGTCAGATCTCAGTATTTCAAAGATCGAAAGGTGTGTGCTTGGTAAGACCAGGTACACAGTGGCTGAAGCCATACAACGTTGCAGGAACGGTTACATCAGTAGATTAGAGGACAAGGCCTCCTGTGACTCTGACTGTGAAAG CAGCTCTTCATCGTCAGGCTTGGGACAAGTGTGGACACTCGATTGCGAAGAGGCCTCCTCTGCTTCTTTGAGTCCCCTTGAGTCCTCTGACAAGACTCAGAGTTGTTCAGCTGACTTTCAGAACCCCAAACCCCAGTCATTGCACCCTGAAGCACAGCAGTTGTACTTGGGCACCTGTTTGGACATAAGTCATCAATGTGTGTCGACCTGTTTGTGA